A window of Pyrinomonadaceae bacterium genomic DNA:
CCAGATGCCGGCGTTGCAAACCAGGAAGTCCAGGCGCCCAAACTTGTGGGTGGTCGCATCGATCAGCCGCTGTGCATCGCCCTTGTAAGACATATCCGCCTGGACCGCGAGCGCCTGCCCGCCTTGTTCTTCCGCGAATCCGACGGCCGCGTCTGCGGCTTTCTTGTCCTTCAAATAATTTACTACGACGTTTGCGCCGAGCTTCGCGAGGCAATCAACGGCCGCGCGCCCTATGCCGCGCGAGCCACCGGTAACGACTGCGACCTTATTTTCAAGGTTCAGGGAAATCACGCGGTGACTCCTGCCGATTCGCGATCACCTGTTCGACGAGCGGCAAAAGTGGCGGCCTCTTCCACAAATCGATCGAAAATCGCACGGGCAAATTCATCGCGTGCCCAGCCCAGTTCGGGATGCCACTGCACGCCCAACACGAAACGATCACTGCGCGGATCTTCTATCGCCTCCACCAAGCCGTCAGGAGCCCATGCCGTCGCGACCAGTTCCCTTCCCAGTGTGTCCAGCGCCTGATGATGATGGCTGTTCACAGGCGCGCGCTCGCTAGCTGCCAATTGTTGAAGCAAGCTCTCCTGGAGCAAACGCACACTGTGCGAATGCCTATCCCGGGGCGCGCCCTGTTCGTGCTTGATCGGGTTAGGCCATTGACTGCCGATGTCCTGAATCAAAGTGCCGCCCCGCGACACGTTCAGCACCTGCATCCCAAAACAGATTGCGAACAAAGGAAGAGCCCGCTCTTCAATTTCATTCAGTACAAGCAAGTCCGTCTCATCTTTAAGGGGATGAACCGCGCCAAGCTTCGGATGCGGGTCGCGCCCGTACCGCAAGGGATCAACATCCGAGTCACTACCGGGCAGCAGAATTCCATCGAGTCCCGCAACGGTTTCGCGTAGAAACCCGGCGTCAGGAATCAGAGGAATATGCACCGGCAAACCGCCGGCGGCTTCAACTGCTTCGCTGTAATGACGGGAAAGATAGAACCTGTCAGTTTCCAGCTCGAGGCGCATCGTGATGCCGATGCGCGGCCGTGTTCGTGTCGTCATTCTCGCGGTGCTGCTATCAATCGATCGGAATACTTCGCAAAGGCCATAATAGCGCAGATGCCTAGCTTGACTAAACTTCGCCGTCATTCCTATAGTGCTGTTTCACTTCATGGCGAAAGAACAATCCCCGAAAATCCGCAGCACGACTGTTTTGCTGGTGCGTCGTGATGGCCAGGTGGCCCTCGCAGGCGACGGCCAGGTCACCATGGGCGAAACGGTGATGAAATCCAGCGCGAAAAAAGTCCGTCGCCTTTACAACGATAAGATTCTCGCGGGCTTTGCGGGGGCAACGGGTGATGCGTTCTCGCTACTGACGCGGTTTGAAGGCAAGCTCGAACAATACCATGGCAACCTTGAACGCGCCGCGATCGAGCTGAGCAAGGAGTGGCGCACGGACAAGATCCTCCGGCACCTGGAAGCGTTGCTGGTCGTGGCCGATGACAAGACTTCGTTTCTTCTCTCCGGCAACGGCGATGTGATTTCGCCAGACGATGGGGTGCTGGCAATTGGCTCAGGCGGGTCCTACGCGTTGGCGGCAGCGCGCGCCCTGATGGCGAACACCCAACTCTCTGCGCGAGAGATCGCGGTGGAAGCGATGCGCGTCGCCGGCGAGATCTGCATCTACAGCAACTCAAACATCATCGTGGAAGAGTTAAGCGCGGCTCAAGCGTAGGCGCGCCGACAGTTACGGAAAAGTTTAGTTAGTATCGATTTAAGAAATGGTTATCTATCTCGCAGGTGAGCAGGAAGAACAGGACGTCCGGCTGGACGACCTTACGCCGCGGCAGATCGTCGCGGAACTCGATAAGCATGTCGTCGGACAAAACGCGGCCAAGCGCGCGGTGGCGATCGCCCTTCGCAATCGCGTCCGTCGCAAGAAGCTCGCGCCGGATCTCGCGGCTGATGTCATTCCCAAGAACATCATCATGATCGGCTCGACCGGTGTCGGCAAGACTGAGATCGCCCGCCGGCTGGCGCGGATGTCGAACTCACCCTTCCTGAAGGTCGAGGCTTCAAAGTTCACGGAAGTCGGCTACGTCGGCCGCGACGTTGAAAGCATGATTCGCGACCTCACCGAAATCGCGGTCGAGATGACGCGTCAGGAAAAAGTCGAAGAGATTGCTGACAAGGCCGAGCTGAATGTGGAGGAGCGGATTCTCGATATCCTTCTGCCGCCGCCCAAATCCGGATCGGGCGCTCCCCTCTTCGACTTTGACTCAGGAGAAATCACGGCCCCGGTCCTCGTTCCGGACAATGAGCCTAAAGACGAAAACTTTGCGCGCACACGTGAGAAGCTCCGGACCCAACTGCGCTCAGGCAAGCTCGATAACCGGCTGGTCGAAATCGAAGTACGCGAAAAGAGCTTTCCGACGATTGAATTCGCGGGGCCGATGGGCGTCGAAGAGATGGGCATCAACATGAAAGACATGTTGGGCAACATGTTTCAGGGACGCACCAAACACCGCAAGATGCGCGTGGACGAGGCGATGGAGTACCTGATGCAGGAAGAGGAAGAACGCCTCA
This region includes:
- the hslV gene encoding ATP-dependent protease subunit HslV, with product MAKEQSPKIRSTTVLLVRRDGQVALAGDGQVTMGETVMKSSAKKVRRLYNDKILAGFAGATGDAFSLLTRFEGKLEQYHGNLERAAIELSKEWRTDKILRHLEALLVVADDKTSFLLSGNGDVISPDDGVLAIGSGGSYALAAARALMANTQLSAREIAVEAMRVAGEICIYSNSNIIVEELSAAQA
- the hslU gene encoding ATP-dependent protease ATPase subunit HslU; translated protein: MVIYLAGEQEEQDVRLDDLTPRQIVAELDKHVVGQNAAKRAVAIALRNRVRRKKLAPDLAADVIPKNIIMIGSTGVGKTEIARRLARMSNSPFLKVEASKFTEVGYVGRDVESMIRDLTEIAVEMTRQEKVEEIADKAELNVEERILDILLPPPKSGSGAPLFDFDSGEITAPVLVPDNEPKDENFARTREKLRTQLRSGKLDNRLVEIEVREKSFPTIEFAGPMGVEEMGINMKDMLGNMFQGRTKHRKMRVDEAMEYLMQEEEERLIDMDTVARAALERVESSGIIFLDEIDKIAGRESGHGPDVSREGVQRDILPIVEGTTVNTRYGMVRTDHILFVAAGAFHVSKPSDLIPELQGRFPIRVELESLTIEDFKRILVEPKNSLVKQYLALMETEGVKLEFTQDAIDAVANFSARVNSNTEDIGARRLHTIMERLLDEISFEGPDLEPKNKTIDAAYVELMLADTVKDQDLSRYIL
- a CDS encoding gamma-glutamyl-gamma-aminobutyrate hydrolase family protein, with protein sequence MTTRTRPRIGITMRLELETDRFYLSRHYSEAVEAAGGLPVHIPLIPDAGFLRETVAGLDGILLPGSDSDVDPLRYGRDPHPKLGAVHPLKDETDLLVLNEIEERALPLFAICFGMQVLNVSRGGTLIQDIGSQWPNPIKHEQGAPRDRHSHSVRLLQESLLQQLAASERAPVNSHHHQALDTLGRELVATAWAPDGLVEAIEDPRSDRFVLGVQWHPELGWARDEFARAIFDRFVEEAATFAARRTGDRESAGVTA